TGAGCGTAACATCACTCCAGATAAACAACAGCGGATGCAACGGAAGCTGTGCCAAGTGTTTGGGGGTGAGAGTGGAACGGCTGGTCAAGTTGGAGCAGCGGTAGTGTTAGGCGTCGGGCTTAATCTCGAAAGTGAAGATCCAGCCCGGGCTACGGTGAACTGCCAACTGATCAATACGGAATACCTTCAGCATGAGCAGTTTTTAATCTCTACTAACTTTCGCCGTTTCGGCTTCAACTTACGGATGGATGGTCCGGATGCGATCCACTTGCTCCCGCTAGGACATCTACATTTCGATCAAGTGTCCGATGCAGAACAGCTCGAGCGCTTTCGTAAGGACCTCACCCGAGAGGCTCCCGCAGTCGTTAGTTTCGACCCGTTGGTATAGCGGGCTACACCACTGGAAAAATGGGTGGTTTTGTAGTAATATATCTCTTTGATGAATCTGACGCTGAGATGTAATTTACAGCGTAGGGGCGGGCGATAACAAACCGTTTACGACAGATTTAGGGCTCTTTTGAGAGAGCCAATAATTTATACGATGAGGAAGCAGTATGAGCGAGCAGATACGGATCAAGGGTGCACGCGAGCACAACTTGAAAAACATAGACTTAACCCTCCCGAGGGATGAGTTAATCGTCATTACCGGTCTGAGTGGTTCCGGCAAGTCCAGTCTGGCTTTCGACACTATCTATGCCGAAGGTCAACGCCGCTATGTTGAATCGCTCAGCTCATATGCTCGCCAGTTTTTAGGCATGATGGAAAAACCCGACGTGGATCAGATCGAAGGTCTCAGCCCAGCCATCTCGATCGATCAGAAGTCGACCAGTCGCAACCCGCGCTCGACGGTAGCTACTGTGACGGAGATTTACGACTACTTACGCCTACTCTACGCTCGGGTCGGCATACCGCATTGTCCAATTTGTGGCGAAGAGGTAGAGCGTCAGTCGTTAACGCAGATTGTCGATGCCGTTTTGCAGCTACCGCGGGCTACTCGACTACTACTGCTAGCGCCAGTAGTAGTCGATCGCAAAGGCGAGTTTCGGCATATACCGGCCGAACTAAAGAAGGCCGGGTTTGCCCGAGTGCGCGTCGATGGAGTTACATATGATGTTGACGAGTTTCCGAGCCTGGATAAAAAGTACAAGCATACCATCGAAGTTATAGTCGACCGATTGGTAATCGGGGATGATATCCAGGGTCGTTTGAGTGAATCGGTCGAGCAGGCTTTGGATCTGGCGGACGGCACTATCAAGGTGCTAGAGGCCGACTCCGAGATCATACATACTTATAGTGACCGGTTTGCCTGCCCTAATCATCCAGAAGCGCCGATCGTCGAGATGGCGCCACGGAGCTTTTCCTTCAACTCCCCGCACGGCGCCTGCCCTAGCTGTATGGGACTAGGCATGAAGCTAGAGATCGATCCTGAGGTAATCGTACCGAACGACCGATTGACGATCGCCGAAGGAGCGATCCGACCCTGGGCCTGGGGTCGCCAGGATGCTTGGTATCAGCGACGACTGCAGGCAGTGGCCGATAGCAAGGGCTTTGACGTTAATACACCTTGGCGCGAGCTCGACCCAGCGGCTCGCGAGATAGTGCTCTATGGGGCCAATGAAGACGAGCGGTTCGAGGTTGACATCGCCAGTACCGGGCGGCAGTATGGTGCTACTTTCGAAGGAGTGATCCCTAATCTCGAACGCCGCTATCACGATACTGACTCTGAGTTTATGAAGCGTGACATCGAGAAGTACATGCGGGAGCGAGAGTGTCCGGTCTGTCACGGAGCGCGGCTAAAGCCCGAAGTCCTGGCCGTCACAGTGGCCGACAAATCGATCATCGACGTCACTCAAGCTAGTATCGGTGATATTCGACAGTGGTTTGCGGAGATTAAACTGACGTCGCGGCAACAGCAGATCGGCCAACAAGTGTTCAAGGAGATTCAGGAGCGGCTGCAGTTCTTGCATGATGTCGGGCTGGACTATCTAACGCTTGATCGTAGTGCCAATACTTTAAGTGGTGGAGAGGCTCAGCGCATTCGCTTAGCTACTCAGATCGGCTCCGGCCTGATGGGAGTACTCTATGTACTAGATGAGCCTTCGATCGGGCTACATCAGCGGGATAACGCTCGATTGATAGCTACCCTGACCCGACTACGTGATCTGGGCAATACCGTTATCGTGGTCGAGCACGATGAAGAAACGATTCGGGTGGCCGATACCGTGGTCGACGTCGGTCCAGCAGCTGGGGAGCACGGCGGCGAGATCGTAGCCTTCGGCACACCGGAGGATGTAGCGGCGGATAAAAACAGCCTGACCGGCCAGTATCTCAGCGGTACACGCTCGATACCCTCTCCAGCCAAACGGCGGAAGGGGAATGGCAAGCAGCTGCGGATAGTCGGTGCGCGTGAGCACAATCTAGATTCGGTCGATGTGGAGTTGCCTTTAGGTACCTTTATCGCCATCACTGGTGTATCCGGTTCTGGTAAATCGACCTTAGTGAACGACATCTTAGCCAAGCATTTGAGTATGCGTCTGCATCGGGCTAACGAGGTACCGGGTAAGCATGAGGTTATCGAAGGCGTGGAGCACCTAGACAAAGCGATTACTATCACCCAGAGCCCGATCGGCCGCACACCGCGCTCCAATCCAGCGACTTATACTAATGTCTTCACCGATATTCGGACGCTGTTTGCCAAGACTCCGGAGGCCCGTATCCGTGGTTATAAGCCGGGGCGTTTTAGTTTTAACGTTAAAGGCGGACGCTGTGAAGTCTGCCGTGGCGACGGTGTGATTAAGATTGAGATGCACTTTCTGCCCGATGTGTACGTAACCTGTGAGGAGTGCAAAGGCCAGCGCTATAATCGTGAGGCACTAGAGATCCACTATAAAGGAAAGACTATCTCTGATGTCTTGAATATGACAGTAGAGGAAGCGGCAGAGTTTTTCGCTAACGTTCCCAGTATTAAGCGTCGTATGGAGACGCTAGAGCGAGTGGGTCTAGGCTATATTCGATTAGGCCAGCCAGCCACTACTCTCAGTGGGGGTGAGGCGCAGCGGATTAAGCTGGCTAGCGAACTATCGCGTCGCAGCACAGGCAAAACCTTCTATATCTTAGACGAACCGACCACTGGACTACACTTCGCCGATGTTGAGAAGCTACTTGATGTCTTGCAAGAGCTGGTCGCAAGCGGCAACACAGTGTTAGTGATTGAGCATAATCTGGACGTGATTAAAAATGCCGATTGGATCATCGATCTCGGTCCCGAGGGTGGCTCGGGTGGCGGTCAGGTGATTGCGAGTGGTACGCCAGAGGTAGTGGCCCAAGTGAAAGAGTCCTATACTGGTCAGTACCTTAAGAAGGCGCTCAAGTAAATTTTGCCCCAAAGGAGATGATAAAATAGTGGCGATGCAGAAAGTAATTCTTTATTACAAATTCGTGCCCGTACCTGATCCGGAGACAGTTAAGTTCTGGCAGCGTAATATTTGCGAGCGCTACAACTTAAAAGGGCGTATCATCGTAGCTGATCAGGGCATCAACGGTACGCTCGGTGGCCATGTCGAGGACCTCAAGCGTTACGTACGGGAGATGAATCAGCATCCTATGTTCAAGGGCATCCAATATAAATGGAGTGAGGGTGTGGGTGATGACTTTCCGCGTTTGAGTGTGAAGGTGCGGCCTGAACTGGTGACTCTGGCCCCTGATGAGGAATTCGATGTATTCAACTCGACCCAAGGGTTGAAGCCGCAGCAGTGGCATGAATACTTAGAGCAGAATCCCGATGTAGTGATTCTTGATGCCCGCAATGAGTATGAGAGTGATATTGGCGCTTTCCGGGGTAAAAATGTCATTAAACCGAAGATCAAGACGTTCAAAGAGATCAAAAAAGAGTTAGCCAAACTACCTAAAGATCAGCCGGTTTTGACCTACTGTACTGGGGATGTACGCTGTGAGTACCTCAGCGCTTATATGAAGCATAAGGGATTTGATGAGGTCTATCATCTCGAGGGCGGTATCGTTAAATATGGCCAGGAGTTTAAGGATGAGGGTTACTGGGATGGCAAGTGCTTCGTTTTTGATAAGCGGCTGAACGTCGGCTTCTCTGAAGCAGCTCGAGATATTGGCCAGTGCATACATTGTAGTGGTGCCACATCTCGGCATATTAACTGCGCTAACGTGGCCTGTAATAATCTGGTACTAGTTTGCGATGACTGTGATCAACGTAGTACTTGTTCTAAGATCTGTGAGCAAATAGCTGTTTCTGCTCAGTAACAGGCACGATTCGGTCGATTGCTATAATTAAACCCTATTATGAATAAACGCGTACAGACGAAGCTAACTAAATTACCGAAGAGTCCTGGTGTCTATTTTCATAAAGACGCTAGCGGGGAGATCATTTATGTCGGTAAGGCGTCTAGTCTGCGTACCCGGGTACGCAGCTACTTTCAGTCGAACCGAGCACATGATTTTAAGACCCAGGCATTAGTAAATGAAATCGCCGATATCGAGTGGCTTGAGGTCGGTAGCGAGGTCGAAGCGCTATTTCTCGAGTCGGCCATGATAAAACGTTACATGCCGAAGTACAACATATTACTGCGCGATGATAAGAATTTCCTCTATGTAAAGATATCCGGTGATGTGTACCCGCGGGTCAGCTTTACCCGGCGACCGTTGGATGATGATGCGACCTATTTCGGGCCTTTTACCAGCGCTTTTGCCGTCCGCCGGGCCATGAAGCAGTTGCGCCGCAGCTTTCCTTATGTCACTCACCGGACACTACCCCGCCGCGCCTGCCTGCACTACCACTTGGGACTCTGCCCTGGACCGGAGATTGAGGCTATCAGTCCGGAGGATTATCGCCGTAATATTCAGCAGTTAAAGCGCTATTTAGCCGGGAAGGTGAGCATGGTGACTAAAGAGCTAGAGCGGGAGATGAAGCGGCAGTCGAGAGCACATAACTTCGAGATAGCAGCAAGAGTGCGCGATCAGCTACATAATCTTCAAGCCCTGCAGAAGCAGCATCTCTTTGGTCGAGAAGAGCTGTTTGATCTCGGTCGCGATCGAGCGCTATTAGATCTCCAATCCCTACTGAAACTGGACAAGCCACCGCGGCGGCTCGAATGTTATGACATTAGCCACCTGCAAGGTACGAATAACGTAGCCAGTATGGTGGTCTTCACCGACGGCGTGCCGAATCGAGGCGAGTACCGCAAATTCAAGCTGCGCCTGCAGGGTAACGACGATTTCGCTCACATGCAGGAGGTGCTGCAGCGCCGAGCCCGCCACTGGGATAGTTGGCCCCAGCCGGATGTGATCATTATCGATGGTGGTAAAGGTCAGGTGCGAGTAGTGGTGGAGACGCTAGAGTCACTAGGGATTCACGTACCTGTCATCGGGCTAGCTAAACGGTTCGAGCGGATCATCATGCCGCAGGGAGCAGGTAAGCAGTGCCGCTATGAGGAGATCGTGCTGCAGCAGAGCTCGCATCTGTTGAAACTGATCATGCATATTCGTGATGAGGCCCATCGCTTCGCCGTCACTTACCATTCACTACTGCGGAATAAGGCTCAAACAGCATCGGTCTTAGAGACGGTACCGGGGGTAGGTCCGGCCACCCGGAAGAAGTTGATTCGACAGTTTGGCTCTTATCGGGGCGTTAAGGCCGCTAGCGAGGCGGAACTAGCGGCAACCGTCGGCGCTAAGCTAGCTAAAAGTCTCAAGGAACAACTCTAGCGCTCGGCTAGGGTGTGAGGTTGAGAGTCGATTTTATGCTACAATAACCCCATATGATGAAAAAGTTTTTAATTCGCTGGGCAGTTAACGGCCTCGGACTTTGGTTGGCCGGTGAACTCATCGACGGTATTAGTTTTAACGGTGACTGGCGTGTGATTGCGGTAGCGGCTTTGATTTTCTCGATCGTGAACGCATTTGTCCGCCCGATTCTTATCATTCTCAGTTTGCCGGCTATTATCGTTACTCTCGGTCTCTTCACCTTAATCGTAAACAGCCTCATGCTGTATCTCGTCGAACTGCTCTACCCAGCCTTTTCGATCGCTACATTCGGGGCCGCCATCTTAGCTGTAGTTATAATCTGGGTAGTTAACTTTGCCGCCAACACCCTAATAAAGGAGTAGTTAGACTATGCAAGCAGCTCTTCATCTAGTATCTATGATTTCCGGAATCCTGATGATCGTGCTCATCCTGTCTCAGTCCCGCGGTACCGGTCTTGGTCAAGCTTTCGGTGGTGATAGTGCCTTTTACTTCTCGCGGCGGGGTATCGAGCTGGTCATGTACCAGTTGACGATTCTTTTCGCAGTAGTGTTTGTGCTCTCTATCGTGCTCGGATTAATGTCGGCATAGATGAGTCCTCTGCAGCAAGATAGGTTTAAAGCGGTGCTAGAGAAAGCGCAGACAGGGTGGCGCAAACTACGTAGCCAGTATGTAAAGTTTATCGCTACCCACCTCAAGGATCGGAGCTTACGCCGGACGGAGCGTTTCGTCTTCGGCTGGCTAGCAGTGTTTGCACTCATCATTATCTTGTTACTACAACAGATAGGTGCTTTAGACGAGCACTATCTCTCACCCGGCCCAGCCCCCGGCGGGCGGTATGTAGAAGGGATAGTCGGTAGTGTGGGTGGAATCAACCCACTCTTTCCCGACGGTCAGATTGCAGAAGCAGCTAATCGACTAGTATTTAGCGGTCTATTTAAGATCGGTGGTAGTGGCGATGTAGTAGCCGATATAGCACATGATTATGAGATTAATGAAGAACAGACCGTTTATACGGTGAACTTACGTGATGACGTCTACTGGCATGACGGAGAGCAGCTAACTGCCTCGGACGTGGCCTACACGGTAGGATTGATTCAAAACCCTGATGTCGGTTCACACTTACAGCTAAACTGGCAAGACATCGAGGTAGAAGTGCTCGACGAACTACGGATCGCCTTTACTCTACCGAATCCGTACGCTCCGTTTATCGGTCAGCTTACCGTCGGTATTCTGCCAGAGCACGCTTTGCAGGGGGTTGAGCCGGAGCGTTTACGCGTATCTTCCTTTAATAACCAGCCTATCGGGAGTGGCCCGTTCATGTTTGATGAGATTAATAATGATCAACAAGTACGGCTGCGAGCCAATAGTAACTACTATAAGGGTCCGCCTATGCTAAATCGCTTTATCATCGCCGCATACGAGACCGAGGCAGAGATGGTCGAGGCCTATAATCGTAATGAGTTAGGCGGGATGGTGCTCGATAGCTCATTTAATCCAGCTGGCTTGCAGCGGCCACAACGTTCGACGGTGTCTCGCCTGGAAGTTAGTGGCCAGGTATTTGCCTTCTACAATAACCAGGTGATTGGTCGTGAACTACGTCAGGCCTTAACGCAGAGTATCAACACTCGCGGTACTCGGCGAGCGCTTGGTCACGATTACCGCTACGCTGACAGCCCACTACTGCCGAGCCATTTAGGCTACCGCACCTCTCAGCTAGGATTTGACCAGGAGGCTGCCCGGGCTAAATTTGCGGCGGCTGAGCTAGAGTACCGTGATGGTAGGCTCTACCGTGACGATGAACCATTTAGCCTGCGCATAGTGACTCAGGATAGCTACGGCTACCCGGCAGCGGCCGAGAATCTGCGTCAACAATGGGAGGCCGCTGGTGTTGAGGTAGTAGTTACCGCTGTCGCTGGTATCGAGCTGCAGGAGGAGTACTTGCGGCCCCGTAACTTCGATATCTTACTATTCGGTATCGGTATCGGTCTCGATATCGACCCTGACGTGTACGCCTATTGGCATTCGTCGCAAGCTAAAGATCCTGGCCGTAATGTCTCCCAGTACGATTCTGAGGTCGCCGATACCAGCTTAGAAGATGGTCGCACCCGAACCGATTCTGAGCTTAGGGCAGCTAAATATGAGACTTTTCAGAATCGCTGGCGAGCCGATGCCCCGGCGCTAGCGCTTTATCGGCTACATGCTTACTATGTGAACCGAGAGGAACTACAGGGTCTCAGTGTATCTGACATAGCTCAACCTGCCGACCGTTATCATAATGTAGCGGACTGGACGATTAACACTCAGCCGACCCAAACCCGCCTGCTGCCTCGGTCCTAGAGACTAGTGGTAGGCCTGTGATCCGGGTATACTCTCCTAAGTAGCAGCTTAATATAGACAACCTGCATAGCTGGAGCCGAAGTGGTGGAATTGGTAGACACGCATGCTTCAGGAGCATGTGCTCATTACGAGCGTGGAGGTTCAAGTCCTCTCTTCGGCACCATTTGTGCAGGGAAATATGTTGTTAATAATTCATTTTGAAAACCGAACCTGTTATGATAAGTCGTAATGAGTAACCTAGCCGACCATTTACGCAAACACTTGCGAGGGGAAGTCCTCGATGCAAAACCGGCCATCGACTACTTCTCGACTGATAGTAGTATTTTCAAGGTTCAACCAAGAGCCATCATCTATCCGCGTAACGTCACCGACTTACGTAAAATCGCTAAGTTTAGTTCCCAGCTAGCCGAACGGGGCAAGAAACTACCGATTACTGCTCGTGGTAAAGGTACCGACCAGAGCGGTGGAGCTATCGGCGATGGTTTGATGGTGGTACTGCCGGCCCACATGAATAAATTGATCGATCTCGATCGTGAGAGTGTGACCGTCCAGCCGGGCATGCTCTACGGAGATTTGCAGCGTACTCTTTTTAGTCATCGCCGCTACCTCCCCCCGTATCCTTCAAGTATTGAATATTCTACACTGGGTGGTGCGGTAGCTAATAATGCTCGAGGAGAGAAATCACTCAAATATGGCTCAACCGCTGACTACATCCAGGAGCTGGAGGTAGTCCTCTCTAACGGTGACGTCATCCGTACTCGTCCGCTTAGTAAGCGGGAGTTAAGTCGTAAGATGGGGCAGTCGGACTTTGAAGGG
Above is a genomic segment from Candidatus Saccharimonadales bacterium containing:
- the uvrA gene encoding excinuclease ABC subunit UvrA yields the protein MSEQIRIKGAREHNLKNIDLTLPRDELIVITGLSGSGKSSLAFDTIYAEGQRRYVESLSSYARQFLGMMEKPDVDQIEGLSPAISIDQKSTSRNPRSTVATVTEIYDYLRLLYARVGIPHCPICGEEVERQSLTQIVDAVLQLPRATRLLLLAPVVVDRKGEFRHIPAELKKAGFARVRVDGVTYDVDEFPSLDKKYKHTIEVIVDRLVIGDDIQGRLSESVEQALDLADGTIKVLEADSEIIHTYSDRFACPNHPEAPIVEMAPRSFSFNSPHGACPSCMGLGMKLEIDPEVIVPNDRLTIAEGAIRPWAWGRQDAWYQRRLQAVADSKGFDVNTPWRELDPAAREIVLYGANEDERFEVDIASTGRQYGATFEGVIPNLERRYHDTDSEFMKRDIEKYMRERECPVCHGARLKPEVLAVTVADKSIIDVTQASIGDIRQWFAEIKLTSRQQQIGQQVFKEIQERLQFLHDVGLDYLTLDRSANTLSGGEAQRIRLATQIGSGLMGVLYVLDEPSIGLHQRDNARLIATLTRLRDLGNTVIVVEHDEETIRVADTVVDVGPAAGEHGGEIVAFGTPEDVAADKNSLTGQYLSGTRSIPSPAKRRKGNGKQLRIVGAREHNLDSVDVELPLGTFIAITGVSGSGKSTLVNDILAKHLSMRLHRANEVPGKHEVIEGVEHLDKAITITQSPIGRTPRSNPATYTNVFTDIRTLFAKTPEARIRGYKPGRFSFNVKGGRCEVCRGDGVIKIEMHFLPDVYVTCEECKGQRYNREALEIHYKGKTISDVLNMTVEEAAEFFANVPSIKRRMETLERVGLGYIRLGQPATTLSGGEAQRIKLASELSRRSTGKTFYILDEPTTGLHFADVEKLLDVLQELVASGNTVLVIEHNLDVIKNADWIIDLGPEGGSGGGQVIASGTPEVVAQVKESYTGQYLKKALK
- a CDS encoding rhodanese-related sulfurtransferase, which gives rise to MQKVILYYKFVPVPDPETVKFWQRNICERYNLKGRIIVADQGINGTLGGHVEDLKRYVREMNQHPMFKGIQYKWSEGVGDDFPRLSVKVRPELVTLAPDEEFDVFNSTQGLKPQQWHEYLEQNPDVVILDARNEYESDIGAFRGKNVIKPKIKTFKEIKKELAKLPKDQPVLTYCTGDVRCEYLSAYMKHKGFDEVYHLEGGIVKYGQEFKDEGYWDGKCFVFDKRLNVGFSEAARDIGQCIHCSGATSRHINCANVACNNLVLVCDDCDQRSTCSKICEQIAVSAQ
- a CDS encoding excinuclease ABC subunit UvrC, with translation MNKRVQTKLTKLPKSPGVYFHKDASGEIIYVGKASSLRTRVRSYFQSNRAHDFKTQALVNEIADIEWLEVGSEVEALFLESAMIKRYMPKYNILLRDDKNFLYVKISGDVYPRVSFTRRPLDDDATYFGPFTSAFAVRRAMKQLRRSFPYVTHRTLPRRACLHYHLGLCPGPEIEAISPEDYRRNIQQLKRYLAGKVSMVTKELEREMKRQSRAHNFEIAARVRDQLHNLQALQKQHLFGREELFDLGRDRALLDLQSLLKLDKPPRRLECYDISHLQGTNNVASMVVFTDGVPNRGEYRKFKLRLQGNDDFAHMQEVLQRRARHWDSWPQPDVIIIDGGKGQVRVVVETLESLGIHVPVIGLAKRFERIIMPQGAGKQCRYEEIVLQQSSHLLKLIMHIRDEAHRFAVTYHSLLRNKAQTASVLETVPGVGPATRKKLIRQFGSYRGVKAASEAELAATVGAKLAKSLKEQL
- a CDS encoding phage holin family protein; the protein is MMKKFLIRWAVNGLGLWLAGELIDGISFNGDWRVIAVAALIFSIVNAFVRPILIILSLPAIIVTLGLFTLIVNSLMLYLVELLYPAFSIATFGAAILAVVIIWVVNFAANTLIKE
- the secG gene encoding preprotein translocase subunit SecG translates to MQAALHLVSMISGILMIVLILSQSRGTGLGQAFGGDSAFYFSRRGIELVMYQLTILFAVVFVLSIVLGLMSA
- a CDS encoding ABC transporter substrate-binding protein; amino-acid sequence: MSPLQQDRFKAVLEKAQTGWRKLRSQYVKFIATHLKDRSLRRTERFVFGWLAVFALIIILLLQQIGALDEHYLSPGPAPGGRYVEGIVGSVGGINPLFPDGQIAEAANRLVFSGLFKIGGSGDVVADIAHDYEINEEQTVYTVNLRDDVYWHDGEQLTASDVAYTVGLIQNPDVGSHLQLNWQDIEVEVLDELRIAFTLPNPYAPFIGQLTVGILPEHALQGVEPERLRVSSFNNQPIGSGPFMFDEINNDQQVRLRANSNYYKGPPMLNRFIIAAYETEAEMVEAYNRNELGGMVLDSSFNPAGLQRPQRSTVSRLEVSGQVFAFYNNQVIGRELRQALTQSINTRGTRRALGHDYRYADSPLLPSHLGYRTSQLGFDQEAARAKFAAAELEYRDGRLYRDDEPFSLRIVTQDSYGYPAAAENLRQQWEAAGVEVVVTAVAGIELQEEYLRPRNFDILLFGIGIGLDIDPDVYAYWHSSQAKDPGRNVSQYDSEVADTSLEDGRTRTDSELRAAKYETFQNRWRADAPALALYRLHAYYVNREELQGLSVSDIAQPADRYHNVADWTINTQPTQTRLLPRS